The DNA region ACCAGACCAGATATTGAAAATCCAACCAACCTGCTAACTAATTTTCTAGGAGTCTGTGATCTTCTCCACAGAGCAGATGCTGCTCAGGATTCCCACCAGTTAACAGTCGCTGGATTGTCAgaacacactgatgtgttttaagaTCAGATCCCTGTTTAGGCAGCATTCTGTGGTACTGCCTTTAAAGTAGTTTACAAAGTAGAACCTCATTGACTCGTGCAATTAAGACCTgttgcttcctcctctgtgtcaacATAACCTTGCCTTGGATGTATGAATGATGCTCTTATGTCCAGTGCAGTAGGGCTTTCAAGCCTGATTTCATGCAATGCTACTTTATTATGAAGGAGTTCATTTTTGAGAAGTCAGCTAGTGTCCTTCTCATGTAAATATTATGTGTACTAATATGGAAGTGCACTCTTCTGAGCATGGTGGCTCCCATTTTTCATAACAGCACACTTCATcaagattattattttttccctcCGTTTTAGCTCTCTGGTAAATATTTATACTGTCAAAGGCACTTAACGCAGAGCATTGTATAATATtggctttgtgtgtgatttctttttaatttaagACGTCAGTGTACAACCTTATTCTTTTACATATCTTACACCACTCCAAGATTACTGTTTCTGGTTATCTTTCCAAAACTTTGATTTAATCAAAttctcagtgctcagtgaataAAGTCACACCGGTCTGAAGTTACATATTTCTTCTGTATCCGCAGAAGATGGTTTGGGATAGATTGAAGACAGTTGATTCGCAAGTCGGCCACAAATTGTCTCTTTTCTTGCGAATGCGGTTGGTTTACTAGCGTGGCCTTTAAAGTTGGGCTTGGCTGTTTGAtaatgtgtcatgttttgtatATAGAAATGGTGTGTTTACTGTCCATAATTCAACTCTGAAATAACTATTCATTGATTAAATATTGATGACTTGTTCTCTTTTGCTCGTGGATTTGCGCCACAATATAATGAAACAAACGCCGGAACAGTTACAGTGGAAGCATTCAGTGTTGAGCTTTGACGTGCAAAGATGAAATTGAACTCATAGTGTCGCTGTTCACCAGCAGAGGAAAGACACGTCCAGCACTGGCGAGGCTTGATCTTCTCTTTGTCAAATTCTACCCTTGGATACGCCACGGACAGTCGTTCTTTTTAGACTCACCTTTTGCATGTCCAACTGATTTGTGATTATGTTAAACTGGACAGTAGAGATTTTCGCACTGGAATAAACAACACGAACGTTTTTGAGCTGTGTCCCAATATTTACCCAGGATGGCCCAAAATGGATATTCAGCTGCAGGCCTGCTTTGCAGCTTTGGtttctttcttcatctgctTCACATCGGTAACGGAGATGTGAGCTATTCTGTTCCAGAGGAAATGAAACCCGGATCGGTTATAGGAAATATCGCAAAGGACCTCGGGTTGAACGTGTGGAAATTATCTGCTCGAAAGGCCCGCATTGACAGCGAGCCGAACCGTGAACGGTATTGTGACATAAACCTTAACACTGGAGATTTGATTGTAGCTGAAAGAATTGACAGAGAAGCGCTTTGCGGGGAAAAGGCATCTTGTATCCTGAAATTTGAGCTGATCTTAGAGGGACCGCTTGAGTTGCACCGCATTTCACTTCAAATACACGATATCAACGACAATCCGCCTGTTTTCACTAAAGATGAAATTAAGATAGAAGTCAGTGAATTAGCTGTTAAAGGATCTCGCTTCCGTGTTTTGGAGGCACACGATATAGATATTGGGCAAAACGCAGTTCAAAGCTATGCATTACAGACGAACGATTATTTCGTGTTGAAGACTCAGTCAAAATCTGATGGGGGTAAATTTGCAGAGCTAGTGCTGAACAAAGAATTAGACCGCGAGGAACAGCAGGAATTGAAATTATTGCTGACTGCACTAGATGGAGGTAGCCCTCAAAGAACAGGCACTGCAACTGTGCATGTGACTATCCTGGATGCTAATGATAACGCCCCAGTGTTTAGTCAGACTGTTTATGAAGCCAGTCTGCCTGAAAACTCTCCTCCCGATACTATTGTGGTGACAGTGGCTGCAAGTGATGCAGATGAAGGTCTAAATGGAGAGGTGACTTATGAATTAAGTCGTATTTCGGAAACGGGAAGAAAAGTATTTGCTTTAAATCAAACCACAGGAGAAATTAAAGTAATAGGGCCGTTGGATTTCGAGAAAGAATCCCTGTACGAAATGCGGGTAGACGCCAAAGATGGTTACGGCCTTACTTCAGATTCCAAAGTGATAATCGAAATCTCCGATGTTAATGACAATCCACCCGTAATCAGTTTAAAATCTCTTAATAACCCCATACCCGAGAATGTGTCACCTGGTACAGAGGTGGGCATCATTAACGTGCAGGACAGAGACTCTAAAATTAATGGACAGGTGCGCTGCTTCATTCAGCAAAACGTTCCTTTTAAGTTGGTTCCGTCTATTAAAAACTATTATTCTCTGGTGAGCACAGGACAACTGGACCGTGAACTAGTGTCTGATTACAACATTACAATCACTGCCACTGACGAGggctctccacctctgtcctcctctaaaAGTGTTCAGTTATCTGTAGCAGACATCAACGACAACCCACCTGTGTTTGAGGAGCAGTCGTACAGCGCATAtgtgagtgaaaacaacaaacctggCTCCACTTTATGTTCCGTTAGTGCTCGAGACCCCGACTGGAGACAGAACGGGACAGTGATTTATTCTCTGTTAGCTGGTGAGGTGGGCGGTGCCCCGGTGTCCTCCTATGTGTCTGTGAACGGAGACACGGGGGTGATCCACGCTGTGAGGTCGTTTGATTATGAACAGCTGAGGAGTTTTAAAGTGCACGTGATGGCCAGAGACAACGGTTCTCCTCCTTTGAGCAGCAACGTGACCGTCAGTGTGTTCATGTCGGATGTGAATGACAACTCTCCTCAGATCCTGTACCCCGCCCCGGAGGGCAACTCGTTCATGACCGAGCTGGTCCCCAAAGCTGCACACGGAGGCTCTCTGGTGTCCAAAGTGATCGCGGTGGACGCGGACTCCGGCCAGAACGCCTGGCTGTCCTATCAGATAGTCAAATCCACTGATCCTGGACTTTTCACTATTGGTGTCCACAGCGGAGAGATCAGGACACAGCGGGACATTTCTGAATCTGACAGCATGAAACAGAACCTGATCGTGTCAGTGAAAGATAACGGacagccctctctgtctgccacgTGCTCCATGTATTTACTTATTTCTGATAACTTGGCTGAGGTGCCAGAACTGAAGGACATTTCTTATGATGAGAAGAATTCCAAACTGACCTCTTATCTGATCATCGCTCTGGTGTCAGTGTCCACCTTTtttctgaccttcatcatcatcatcctgggtGTGAGGTTTTGTCGCAGGAGAAAGCCCAGACTGTTGTTTGATGGAGCAGTCGCCATCCCGAGCGCGTATCTGCCTCCTAATTACGCAGATGTTGACGGCACAGGAACTTTACGCAGCACTTACAATTATGACGCCTACCTGACAACAGGATCTCGAACCAGTGACTTTAAGTTTGTTTCCTCTTACAATGACAACACACTGCCTGCTGACCAGACTTTGAGGAAAGATCCCACAGACTTCGCTGATCCCTTTGAAGACTTGGATGCTTCTGTAGAGGTAGGCTCATTTCAAAGTAGTCTACTCCTCTCGTGGTGCATTTTGATTGGCTTGTTGGGATGTTTAACTTGCACACCAGTCATTTGTGTCCGACATCCAAATGTGTTTGGTCACCCTGATGAGTATCCAGAGGCAGACCACATACAAATTGTATGTAAGATTGAACGCTGATTGTGACTTTCCAAGAATACGGCCATGAGCTTCAAGGATGCTTTCAAGTAAATTTGTCAAAATGCATTTTCCCCATTTAAGCCACGAGCAGTCCTTTTTTTTGCAACTTGTTTTTTGGCACAAGTCTCCATATTTCTGACGTGATAACCATGCCAAAAGCCACTATTCTGTGTCCCCCTGATATGTTAATAAAAATACGTTAACCTTATATAGCGCTTTTCAGGATACTCAACAACGCTTAAATTCTTCAGTAACTTCGTGGGTCAGATTTCAATTTGTCGTGACTTTGATACTTTTCGTTCAGTGCTTGGTTATCAGTTAATATTGTTTATTCCCAATTTCTGCATCATATCCTTTTGGAATTCATGAAAATGCCTGGGTAGtatgctttgttttaattatttgCAGGTGAAGAGGCTTCTGTACTTCCAGCTTACTGAAGTACAAACGTAGCATTGAGGACATTCCATTGTGTACTGAGGATCTCGTACATATTGAAGTGCGGTCGTTTAAATGCCGTTTAAACGTCACGCCTAGAGATATGTggattcattttaattttcaacCAAATTTAGTCGAATCCTTTGGTCTCTTGCTCGCCATTCAAacgctgtccatggtgctgaattGTGTTGCCTGTGAAGTTCCCTGTTAAACGAACCCAAAACATCGCATGAACATGTGTTCTTTTTGTGTCTAAACATTGATGTACAGCATCACGGACTTGATTATGGGAGCAGCTGGGGAATTTTATACCAGCAGTTATTTGTAATTTTCCAAATAAACTCACGGCGTCGCTGCGTACTTGCAGATATGAAGAGGTTCATTTCTCCACCCTCTGCAAAAGGAGTCATTGTAGCCTGAACGCCAGAGCTGCCGTTGTTGCGGGAGCGGCGTatcttcttttttcccccattcAGTTTTAAGTGTATCGTCAACAATGAAAATATCCGTATCAGTGTCTTCTTTTGGGCTAAAAACAATGGACCTCAAACGGCATTATTTGGTGAGTTTCATCTGCGTCTTTGCTGTCGTTCTCCACATCACCGCTGCAGACCTGAGCTATTCTGCTCCGGAGGAGATGAGACCTGGATCCATTGTTGGAAATATTGCAAAGGATCTCGGCCTGGATGTGGGGAAATTGTTCACTCGTAAAGCTCGTATTGATACCGAGGAAAGCTATCAGCACTACTGCGATATTGATGTTAAAACGGGGAATTTTGTCATCAGAGAAAAGATTGACCGAGAGGAGCTGTGCGGGGAAAAGGTTTCATGTATGCTGAAATTTGAATTAGTCCTGGAGAGCCCTTTGGAGCTGCACCGCATTTCACTGCTCATCCAGGATGTGAACGACAATTCACCCGTTTTCCCGAAGGATACAATAAGGCTTGAAATAAGTGAATCCGCCGATAAAGGAGCTCGATATCGTGTTAACGAAGCGCACGACGCTGACATGGGACAGAATACAGTCAAACAATACAGTTTGCAaaagaatgaacattttgttttatctgttCGAGACGATACTGATGGATCTAAGAACGTCGAGTTGGTGTTAGACAAAGAGCTCGACCGTGAAAAAGAACACGACTTAAATTTCGTGCTGACTGCTGTTGATGGTGGTAATCCACAAAGATCAGGAACTGCCAATATACACGTGACTGTGCTGGATGCTAATGATAACGCCCCAGTGTTTGAGCAAGCCCTTTACAAAGCCAGTCTGCCTGAAAACTCTGCCCTTGATACTGTAGTCGTCACAGTAAGTGCCAGTGATGCAGACGAGGGAGTCAACGGGGAGGTGACCTATGATTTTAGCCGCATTTCAGAAAGAGCAAAGAAGGTTTTCTCCCTGAACAGTAAAACTGGAGAAATAAAAGTCATCGGGCCACTTGATTTTGAGAGCAATTCAAAATATGAAATGCGCATTGATGCCAAAGATGGTTATGGGCTTTCATCTGATTCCAAAGTAATGATTGATGTCACTGATGTAAATGACAATGCTCCAGTGATATATTTGAAATCCTTGATGAATCCTATACCTGAGAACGTGTCACCTGGTACAGAGGTGGGCATCATTAACGTGCAGGACAGAGACTCAGAGACGAATGGGCAGGTCCGTTGCTCCATTCAGCAAGGCGTTCCTTTTAAGTTAATTCCGTCTATTAAAAGCTATTATTCTCTGGTGAGCACAGGACAACTGGACCGTGAACTCGTGTCTGATTACAACATTACAATCACTGCCACTGACGAGggctctccacctctgtcctcctctaaaAGTGTTCAGTTATCTGTAGCAGACATCAACGACAACCCACCTGTGTTTGAGGAGCAGTCGTACAGCGCATAtgtgagtgaaaacaacaaacctggCTCCACTTTATGTTCCGTTACTGCTCGAGACCCCGACTGGAGACAGAACGGGACAGTGATTTATTCTCTGTTAGCTGGTGAGGTGGGCGGTGCCCCGGTGTCCTCCTATGTGTCTGTGAACGGAGACACGGGGGTGATCCACGCTGTGAGGTCGTTTGATTATGAACAGCTGAGGAGTTTTAAAGTGCACGTGATGGCCAGAGACAAcggttctcctcctctgagcagcaacGTGACCGTCAGTGTGTTCATATCGGATATGAATGACAACTCTCCTCAGATCCTGTACCCCGCCCCGGAGGGCAACTCGTTCATGACCGAGCTGGTCCCCAAAGCTGCACACGGAGGCTCTCTGGTGTCCAAAGTGATCGCGGTGGACGCGGACTCCGGCCAGAACGCCTGGCTGTCCTATCAGATAGTCAAATCCACTGATCCGGGACTTTTCACTATCGGTGTCCACAGCGGAGAGATCAGGACACAGCGGGACATTTCTGAATCTGACAGCATGAAACAGAACCTGATTGTGTCAGTGAAAGATAACGGacagccctctctgtctgccacgTGCTCCATGTATTTACTTATTTCTGATAACTTGGCTGAGGTGCCAGAACTGAAGGACATTTCTTATGATGAGAAGAATTCCAAACTGACCTCTTATCTGATCATCGCTCTGGTGTCAGTGTCCACCTTTtttctgaccttcatcatcatcatcctgggtGTGAGGTTTTGTCGCAGGAGAAAGCCCAGACTGTTGTTTGATGGAGCAGTCGCCATCCCGAGCGCGTATCTGCCTCCAAATTACGCAGATGTTGACGGCACAGGAACTTTACGCAGCACTTACAATTATGACGCCTACCTGACAACAGGATCTCGAACCAGTGACTTTAAGTTTGTTTCATCTTACAATGACAACACACTGCCTGCTGACCAGACTCTGAGGAAAAGTCCGACAGACTTTCTTGAGGCGTTTGGCGACACTGACACTTCTCCCCAAGTAAGAATTCCACAGAAACTTTATCGGTactcttttcacttttctttagTCCAGGTGCTACATTTTCCCCTTGATTGTAATGCACAAATCTCATGTATATCACATACGTCCGCATGGTCCATTACGTTGCAATCGTAGTACACATATTGACTAACACGTGTCACATTTTCCATACAGAGTAATAATCTGTGTTATGGTTCGCGCTCTGATTTACGACCAGGGCGCATATCCTGAGTGCCATATGATGAGCCTCAACAACTGTAATACACCAAGTATGGAAAATACAATATGATGATTTACTTGTAACTAGTTGACGGAACTGTGTAATGCAGTCTTTTTGACATGTCGCTGTCCATGGTCATGCTTACAATGAAAAACCCGAGATTCTTCCCTTTAAGTTATACATTCAAAGAAGCTGACGATAGGCACATATTTACATCAAATGCTTCTAaattattgtttgtgtttctcttatTTGCTAGTTTTTCAAGTTAGGCATGTTACCACTGACAACACAGTCCAAGATCTGTATAAATGGAAACCTTATAACCTTATTAATGCCTTGATTATCAATACAAATCCCTCATCAGAATCTCAATCTCACCCTAGCAATTTCAGTGAGTATGTAGATTGCATTGTGTCGTTTGATGGTTTTTGACCAACAACATACGTAAATGAGCTGGATAAAATATGTCAACACACATTTCAGTACAATGCGGTATAAATGGCCTACAGAGTGCAAGTAATTTGTTAAAAAATTATGATCTGCTTTCGCACTACCTTCCTTTTTGATGCCATCCATCTCTCCGTTCTGTTTTCGTAGTGGTTTCAGATCTTAGCAGTCGTGAAATGTTGACATCTATCTGGTGAATTGTAGCAGCAACCCTTGTTGTGATGTACAGGACCGTGTATACACCTGATAAAAGCCAGCACAAGTCTTTTACTGCGTTTTGACCCGTCTACAGCAAGTTACCTTGTTCTTACGCTGGTAAAGTGTTactgtttttaaacatttgcGATTGTGTTTTCTCAGGAGTTTGCTTGATATCAGACAAATGCGCAGCTGTTTCTCTACCGACCTTGTTGAATAGGATTCAGCCATGTCAGTGCATTCAGATTCCATCAGTATTAGTCCAGTATCTTTAGTTTTGTACAACTGAATGTTAACTGTGGTCAACACCAGTCTGTTTGTCCCCAGAAGCTGAGTTCTGCCACAGGACTAGTGACATAATCATTCTGTTATCCTTGAGTCTGTTTACTTTGAGACGCCATTGATTTAATAGACCCTTAAGTCTCGTGGCTCACCGATGAACCAACAGCTTATTTTTTCAGAAGCCAAACGTGACAATTTTTCTGAAAGTGTTTTCAGAAGTAAGCATTTGCGCCCCATTTATGCAGGCGAATCcgctctgtccatggtgctgaaaaaATGAACCTTTGGTGCAGGCAAGGCACTTCAGGTGAATGTCTGTATGGGGTGCTCCTGGTATCAGTTTATTTAGTTCAGACaaacatgtcattaaaatgtcgtgaaaaaaggaaaaactgaatattttgcaGTTAATTCTTCAAATTTGCATTCGCTTGTTTTCAATTCAATGTTTTTGTCAATCAGTGCAACACTTGCGCGGCTTTTACGTTTTCCAGGAAGTTTAACACTCCGCATAAAAGCAGCCTACACATTGTTTAATCTTGGCAAGAAATCGTATCTTACATATTCTCTTATTTTGGTTTCATTGTATATTACGCCTTTAATCTGTTGAGGCGCCACCTTGTGCTCTGTGTGCTTACATTGCGAAAGGTTGGTATCACACCATTAGCCTTTGACCATAAAGCTATCATTTAATCACATGCTATATCTCACAGGAACACATAGTGTCGCTGTCTACCAGTTTTCTTGGAAATAGAGCCATGCTGTGGAGCACAGCATCTCCACCCATTGCCCCTAAGCTTTGTGTTTCCAGTTATGCTGCGACTGCGGAACGAGCTGTGAGATCGTGTTGCTGATTTCTGTCTTTGGATTTACCTGATTGAATCCATCTCATGCGTAGTCGCGAGTTTTACTAAATACCCCTAAGATATCTATCCTTGCTGCggatatttgtcattttgaatcATGGAACACAAAGGATTTTCAATGCTTGGCCTGTTTACCCGCGTTGTCATCTGTCTGCTTGGGCTGCCATCCGTTTGCGCCGAGGTGAGCTATTCTATcccagaggagatgaaagcaggAACAGTCATCGGAAATATAGCTAAAGATCTTGGTCTGGATATAACCACCCTGTCAACTCGCAAGGCCCGTATTGACTCCGATGGGAATTACGAGCGATTTTGTGTTATACATTTGAAAACCGGGGATTTAAGTGTTGCAGAGCGGCTTGACAGAGAGAGTCTTTGTGGCACTAAACCATCTTGCATCCTCGGCCTGGAACTTGTTCTGGAGAATCCGTTAGAATTGCATCGCATAAATGTGCACGTCCAAGATATAAATGACAACTCACCGCAATTCAAAAGAGAATtaattaaaatggaaattagCGAGTCCGCGGAGAAGGGCACTCGTTTTTTAATCGAGGAAGCACATGACGCGGACATTGGTCAAAATTCCGTTCAGAGGTACAGTTTACAAAAGAATGACAATTTTATTCTGATGATTGATGCTAACAGAGTTGAACTTGTTCTGGAGAATAAACTCGATCGAGAGACACAACAAGAGATCGATTTGCCTCTAACAGCTATTGATGGTGGTTCTCCACAAAGATCAGGCACTGTAATGATACACGTCACTGTACTGGATGCTAATGATAACGCCCCAGTGTTTAACCAGGCGGTCTACAAAGCGAGTCTGCCTGAAAACTCTCCCCTTGAAACTGTAGTGGTAACAGTAAGTGCTAATGATGCAGATGATGGGGTGAATGGTGAGGTGACGTATGACTTTGGTCATGTTtcagagacagatgaaaagcTGTTTTCGATTAATGGTAAAACTGGAGAAATACGAGTTATTGGTACCACGGATTTTGAGAAGAAAAATTCATTTGAACTGCGAGTCATGGCAAAAGATGGACTTGGATTAAGTTCTTACGCTAAAGTTTACATAGATCTAACTGATGTAAATGATAACGCCCCAGTAATTAATTTAAAATCTCTGACTAACCCCATACCCGAGAACGCGTCACCTGGTACAGAGGTGGGCATCATTAACGTGCAGGACAGAGACTCTGAGAACAACAGACAGGTGCGCTGCTCCATTCAGCAAAACGTTCCTTTTAAGTTGGTTCCCTCTATTAAAAACTATTATTCTCTGGTGAGCACAGGACAACTGGACCGCGAACTCGTGTCTGATTACAACATTACAATCACTGCCACTGACGAGggctctccacctctgtcctcctctaaaAGTGTTCAGTTATCTGTAGCAGACATCAACGACAACCCACCTGTGTTTGAGGAGCAGTCGTACAGCGCATAtgtgagtgaaaacaacaaacctggCTCCACTTTATGTTCCGTTAGTGCTCGAGACCCCGACTGGAGACAGAACGGGACAGTGATTTATTCTCTGTTAGCTGGTGAGGTGGGCGGTGCCCCGGTGTCCTCCTATGTGTCTGTGAACGGAGACACGGGGGTGATCCACGCTGTGAGGTCGTTTGATTATGAACAGCTGAGGAGTTTTAAAGTGCACGTGATGGCCAGAGACAAcggttctcctcctc from Chaetodon trifascialis isolate fChaTrf1 chromosome 5, fChaTrf1.hap1, whole genome shotgun sequence includes:
- the LOC139331585 gene encoding protocadherin gamma-A11-like isoform X14, with amino-acid sequence MAQNGYSAAGLLCSFGFFLHLLHIGNGDVSYSVPEEMKPGSVIGNIAKDLGLNVWKLSARKARIDSEPNRERYCDINLNTGDLIVAERIDREALCGEKASCILKFELILEGPLELHRISLQIHDINDNPPVFTKDEIKIEVSELAVKGSRFRVLEAHDIDIGQNAVQSYALQTNDYFVLKTQSKSDGGKFAELVLNKELDREEQQELKLLLTALDGGSPQRTGTATVHVTILDANDNAPVFSQTVYEASLPENSPPDTIVVTVAASDADEGLNGEVTYELSRISETGRKVFALNQTTGEIKVIGPLDFEKESLYEMRVDAKDGYGLTSDSKVIIEISDVNDNPPVISLKSLNNPIPENVSPGTEVGIINVQDRDSKINGQVRCFIQQNVPFKLVPSIKNYYSLVSTGQLDRELVSDYNITITATDEGSPPLSSSKSVQLSVADINDNPPVFEEQSYSAYVSENNKPGSTLCSVSARDPDWRQNGTVIYSLLAGEVGGAPVSSYVSVNGDTGVIHAVRSFDYEQLRSFKVHVMARDNGSPPLSSNVTVSVFMSDVNDNSPQILYPAPEGNSFMTELVPKAAHGGSLVSKVIAVDADSGQNAWLSYQIVKSTDPGLFTIGVHSGEIRTQRDISESDSMKQNLIVSVKDNGQPSLSATCSMYLLISDNLAEVPELKDISYDEKNSKLTSYLIIALVSVSTFFLTFIIIILGVRFCRRRKPRLLFDGAVAIPSAYLPPNYADVDGTGTLRSTYNYDAYLTTGSRTSDFKFVSSYNDNTLPADQTLRKDPTDFADPFEDLDASVEQKPPNNDWRFTQGQRPGPSGPHMPYGTHIRWTPKSGTRATGGPEVAMGTGPWPQPPTEAEQLQALMAAANEVSEATATLGPGTMGLSTRYSPQFTLQHVPDYRQNVYIPGSTATLTSNPQQQQATAQQATQQALPPPQASAQPEPPKAAQTPASKKKSTKKEKK
- the LOC139331585 gene encoding protocadherin gamma-A11-like isoform X5, translated to MKISVSVSSFGLKTMDLKRHYLVSFICVFAVVLHITAADLSYSAPEEMRPGSIVGNIAKDLGLDVGKLFTRKARIDTEESYQHYCDIDVKTGNFVIREKIDREELCGEKVSCMLKFELVLESPLELHRISLLIQDVNDNSPVFPKDTIRLEISESADKGARYRVNEAHDADMGQNTVKQYSLQKNEHFVLSVRDDTDGSKNVELVLDKELDREKEHDLNFVLTAVDGGNPQRSGTANIHVTVLDANDNAPVFEQALYKASLPENSALDTVVVTVSASDADEGVNGEVTYDFSRISERAKKVFSLNSKTGEIKVIGPLDFESNSKYEMRIDAKDGYGLSSDSKVMIDVTDVNDNAPVIYLKSLMNPIPENVSPGTEVGIINVQDRDSETNGQVRCSIQQGVPFKLIPSIKSYYSLVSTGQLDRELVSDYNITITATDEGSPPLSSSKSVQLSVADINDNPPVFEEQSYSAYVSENNKPGSTLCSVTARDPDWRQNGTVIYSLLAGEVGGAPVSSYVSVNGDTGVIHAVRSFDYEQLRSFKVHVMARDNGSPPLSSNVTVSVFISDMNDNSPQILYPAPEGNSFMTELVPKAAHGGSLVSKVIAVDADSGQNAWLSYQIVKSTDPGLFTIGVHSGEIRTQRDISESDSMKQNLIVSVKDNGQPSLSATCSMYLLISDNLAEVPELKDISYDEKNSKLTSYLIIALVSVSTFFLTFIIIILGVRFCRRRKPRLLFDGAVAIPSAYLPPNYADVDGTGTLRSTYNYDAYLTTGSRTSDFKFVSSYNDNTLPADQTLRKSPTDFLEAFGDTDTSPQQKPPNNDWRFTQGQRPGPSGPHMPYGTHIRWTPKSGTRATGGPEVAMGTGPWPQPPTEAEQLQALMAAANEVSEATATLGPGTMGLSTRYSPQFTLQHVPDYRQNVYIPGSTATLTSNPQQQQATAQQATQQALPPPQASAQPEPPKAAQTPASKKKSTKKEKK
- the LOC139331585 gene encoding protocadherin gamma-A11-like isoform X37 translates to MAQNGYSAAGLLCSFGFFLHLLHIGNGDVSYSVPEEMKPGSVIGNIAKDLGLNVWKLSARKARIDSEPNRERYCDINLNTGDLIVAERIDREALCGEKASCILKFELILEGPLELHRISLQIHDINDNPPVFTKDEIKIEVSELAVKGSRFRVLEAHDIDIGQNAVQSYALQTNDYFVLKTQSKSDGGKFAELVLNKELDREEQQELKLLLTALDGGSPQRTGTATVHVTILDANDNAPVFSQTVYEASLPENSPPDTIVVTVAASDADEGLNGEVTYELSRISETGRKVFALNQTTGEIKVIGPLDFEKESLYEMRVDAKDGYGLTSDSKVIIEISDVNDNPPVISLKSLNNPIPENVSPGTEVGIINVQDRDSKINGQVRCFIQQNVPFKLVPSIKNYYSLVSTGQLDRELVSDYNITITATDEGSPPLSSSKSVQLSVADINDNPPVFEEQSYSAYVSENNKPGSTLCSVSARDPDWRQNGTVIYSLLAGEVGGAPVSSYVSVNGDTGVIHAVRSFDYEQLRSFKVHVMARDNGSPPLSSNVTVSVFMSDVNDNSPQILYPAPEGNSFMTELVPKAAHGGSLVSKVIAVDADSGQNAWLSYQIVKSTDPGLFTIGVHSGEIRTQRDISESDSMKQNLIVSVKDNGQPSLSATCSMYLLISDNLAEVPELKDISYDEKNSKLTSYLIIALVSVSTFFLTFIIIILGVRFCRRRKPRLLFDGAVAIPSAYLPPNYADVDGTGTLRSTYNYDAYLTTGSRTSDFKFVSSYNDNTLPADQTLRKDPTDFADPFEDLDASVEQKPPNNDWRFTQGQRPGPSGATGGPEVAMGTGPWPQPPTEAEQLQALMAAANEVSEATATLGPGTMGLSTRYSPQFTLQHVPDYRQNVYIPGSTATLTSNPQQQQATAQQATQQALPPPQASAQPEPPKAAQTPASKKKSTKKEKK
- the LOC139331585 gene encoding protocadherin gamma-A11-like isoform X27, translated to MKISVSVSSFGLKTMDLKRHYLVSFICVFAVVLHITAADLSYSAPEEMRPGSIVGNIAKDLGLDVGKLFTRKARIDTEESYQHYCDIDVKTGNFVIREKIDREELCGEKVSCMLKFELVLESPLELHRISLLIQDVNDNSPVFPKDTIRLEISESADKGARYRVNEAHDADMGQNTVKQYSLQKNEHFVLSVRDDTDGSKNVELVLDKELDREKEHDLNFVLTAVDGGNPQRSGTANIHVTVLDANDNAPVFEQALYKASLPENSALDTVVVTVSASDADEGVNGEVTYDFSRISERAKKVFSLNSKTGEIKVIGPLDFESNSKYEMRIDAKDGYGLSSDSKVMIDVTDVNDNAPVIYLKSLMNPIPENVSPGTEVGIINVQDRDSETNGQVRCSIQQGVPFKLIPSIKSYYSLVSTGQLDRELVSDYNITITATDEGSPPLSSSKSVQLSVADINDNPPVFEEQSYSAYVSENNKPGSTLCSVTARDPDWRQNGTVIYSLLAGEVGGAPVSSYVSVNGDTGVIHAVRSFDYEQLRSFKVHVMARDNGSPPLSSNVTVSVFISDMNDNSPQILYPAPEGNSFMTELVPKAAHGGSLVSKVIAVDADSGQNAWLSYQIVKSTDPGLFTIGVHSGEIRTQRDISESDSMKQNLIVSVKDNGQPSLSATCSMYLLISDNLAEVPELKDISYDEKNSKLTSYLIIALVSVSTFFLTFIIIILGVRFCRRRKPRLLFDGAVAIPSAYLPPNYADVDGTGTLRSTYNYDAYLTTGSRTSDFKFVSSYNDNTLPADQTLRKSPTDFLEAFGDTDTSPQQKPPNNDWRFTQGQRPGPSGATGGPEVAMGTGPWPQPPTEAEQLQALMAAANEVSEATATLGPGTMGLSTRYSPQFTLQHVPDYRQNVYIPGSTATLTSNPQQQQATAQQATQQALPPPQASAQPEPPKAAQTPASKKKSTKKEKK